The DNA window AGGGCCAACATCTTGTTTTTAAGTGTTCCATCTGGAACATGTTGTTTCTGCTGACAAATTTCCAGACCAATCCTGGCCATTGAGTGGACATGTGCAAAGGCTTAGTTACACCAGCTGGCATCGCGGTACAGCTGATAGAGTATAAGTTGGCCACTTATTTTAGGCACCAAAAGCTGAAGAGTTTTCCAGCATCCAACATCATGACAAGAACCAAATTTCAATCAATTTTAAAGACGACTCCTGGAAGGTCTCAAAAATCCTCTGTGGACACttttttttggtgcttttgcTTACGATGGACAGGCCTTTGCCAGTGAAGGCAGGTGTGGGAGTGCTTTGCTGATCGAGATGGCGTCATAAAAAGATGGGCGTTGCCTGGCGCGAGCCACACCGTTGGCAAGCAGGGTGGCCAGTAGGACGGGTACAGCGTGGCTGAACTGACCCGTCAGCTCAACAGCAAGGAGAGCTGGAGACAAGGTGTGTGTTACTGCCCCAGAgaaggctgctgcacctttaagccaaaaaggaaaaaaatcaaatatactgtatatctctATAGACAGGTGATGTTTTCAGAATATGTTTATTTTACGGTATATACCAACGAGCGCATAGCCGCCAGGATTCAGCCTCATATCCCACTTTTGGCCTGGAGTCACATAAGCCACTCCTTCACCGAGCAAACGGCCTAAAGCTGCACCTGGAGGACAGACatttggggttttgtttttaggATGCAAGAAAACTCATTCCTGCTGCGCAGATCCATTCAGACAATTCATTAAATGGCTGCATCATTTCTCTTCACTCACCGTAGATAAACGCTGGCATGAAGTATCCAGCTGGCAGAGGCAGAGTGCAGGCGAGGACCAACATCCACATCTCCAACAGCAGACACAGACCGTCAAATCGACTCTGACAGCTTTATTAACACATGCAGCCCTGCTAATGCGTCATCATTCGTCTGTACAAATACTGAATAACGTCTGTTTGCATGTTAAATATAGACTGCGGAGAGCTGCTACTTTTCTGGGAGTGTTATCTTTCCACCTGGAGTACAAATGAGAGTAATAGGTACACGGGTGGCTGATGGAGTCCTTGATTACAACTAATGACTCACCTCTCACTTCCTTCCACCCTTCAAGGTGTAGCTGCTTTGAGTTCATTCCATATAACGAGACATTTCAGCCAAAAAGGTTAAACAGGCTTTTGCTCGTTTAGTTCACCCCTAAAAATGCCAATTATTGGATGTAAATTGTgcaatggagggaaaaaaagagatgggTGGCCAATTCTCAGGTCCTGTTAGGGGTGATAACTGTGCAGAGATAAAAGAATCTTTAATTGGCTTTTTAAATTGTGTGTACCTTCATGAGAAGAAAGACAGCCAAGGGAAGGTAGACAGGACTCCCTGGTGAGCTCCATTCAAGCAGTGGCTGAAGAGAGGTGTTCTGGGGTGGGGAGCTCCACTGACTGTTATCCAGTAAGGACGTGAGGAGCTGCCTCATTGTGAGCTGCGAAAGAGTCAGAGGCCTTTCATTTTGATGCCAGAACAAAGGAAACCCCAGCAGAAGTGCAAATGCTGGTATTTACTCCCCTTTATAACATCCCGacattaacaaacaaacaaaaaccttgttttatttttatatgtgCTAGTCTGGTTTCCACGTGATGAAACTTCAGACTTCTTTTCAGCAATTCGGCTTCATTTATGTGGCAAAGGAGAAAGCCCTTTGTGTTGTTGACCCTGGCCATGTTTGAAGCGAATAGTTAACATTTTAAGAGGTTGGCATTTCAAAATGAATAAAGACCATATTGTGGTTGAAGCTAATATCATTAAGTCAAAGCTCAATGTCAAGATCAATGTTAGTAATATTATTTCCAAGTGGATCAATTTCTGATGAAttttttctgatgaattctTCATTCTATATGCTGTGAGTGTATATTTGTCCTAGAGAACGTCTCCTTGAGTCAATATGcttcagctgatgtttccattgGTTTGTATACTGTCCAATTGGCAATTGGGGTTAAAGCCCAAAGTCCTGAGAATTTGCTGTGATCTTTCTATGCTGTCTCTATTAAGCCTCTGAAGCCGCTATGTCATATAGCAAAATGATTTCACTGCATTATTGTTCTTCCATTTTATCAATATCAGTGAACAATTAGCGGAAAGATTTTTGAATCAATTGCACTTTTGAGGATTTGTGCTGGTCAATATAAGCATGCAGAATGTTTAAACTTCTCTTTCTCCCTACCTGAGAGGCCATGTATTGACCAACAGATTTGGGAAATGTCAGAGTTGCCAGAAGGAAGGCCACCATGCTCGAGTACAGAGCCTTTCTGCAGAGACATattcacacaggcagacacatttattctcaTATTGCTGTAAAAActtgctttaaaataaataatttctaCTCATTTAATTTTACTAAAATGAAGACAATTTCATGTGCAAATTTTGGACACTGAACTGAAATTTTGCAAAATATTCTGCAGAATGGAGGTTATAAACTCAATCACCACGATTAATCATTTTCAGAATTAGCCGAAGCGCTGCATTCACCATGTGTGGCTGGCTGTACTTTTCACAATTTCTTTGAAAGTGCACCCATCAGGCTGGTAACCATGCCAACGTATTTCATAGCTGCTCATGGTTCGGAAGCATTAGCTGCTGGACACACTACTAACTAGCTGGGCGGCTGATGTCGTGCGCTCCCATTGTGACACTCAGGCTGGCAGAAatatgtgcatgcatgcattaACTTgactttttactttttttaaattgtctaATTAAGAACAAACCTGGCTGAGTTCAGGAGCTCAACCCCTTGAGGCTCTGCAAGCATTAACAACAAACTCGGCCAGGCTCCACTTGTACGGAATGTCTTTCTGACAGGCTTCTCTCCAGTTTACATATATGTGGCTCCTAATGTCTCAGTTTATCTCATGCGGCTGTCTCCCCCAACAGATCACTGGTCACCAGATCCCAGATGGAACTCACTCTGTTGTCAGAATCTTGATGAAGATCTGGTTTGTTTTGGTGAAGCGTAAGATCCACCGATGGCAGAAGAGGTAACAGCAGCTCACAGCTCCACAGAACACCCTGCTTCCACACAGAACAGCGAGTCAGGCCGGTGAGACCAGAAAAAGTCTGATTACCAGTAACAAAAGTAATTAAACTTCAGGAATTGATGATAATGACTGCGTGGAAATCAGGAAATGACTGGAATAGAAACAAGGGGGATAATTACACAGAGACAAACAGTCTCAAAAAATGGTCAGAGGCATTTAGATGTGATTGATGCCAAACACCCTTTCAGACATGGACGTGTGTAAAGTATGCAGATAGCGCTGAAAATCAACTTACCCCAGGACAGCAAACAGCAGAATCTCCAGAGGGCAGAAAGGAAAATCAGTGGAGAAATTCGTTTTGAACAAGGCCCGAAGAGTCTCTGTGGACACAAATGAATTAAAGTCATTGCGGCCATTTCTCCACAGCCACAACCTTTCAAAAATCTAATCTTCCTGCGCTGCGTCGCATTCGGTTTTTATTATAATTTACAGTCTGTCAGgttaaatgtgtctcctgatttTACCAATGGCGCTGTCCTCTTCTCAGGCACCGCCTGCTAATTAGATAGTCTGAGAAGGATGTATAACACAATTAAATCTATTCtattaacaataaaaaaatgttacatttggtCCTGTATGCAGTATAGCCTTGcatttgtttaaaatattatttcTCCAACAAgatatttctgtttatttccagACATTCtttggtgggggggaggggggggggggggggggggggcgcttcaTTTAACcagttattattgttattttcttttcatgtgtatgtgtgttataTACtctgcacagcagggggcgtcACATGACGCCGCGCCAACTGTAAGTTAGTGGGTGTTCGTCATTATTACTCGGATGACAATATTTAACTCATTAttacatttcttttgtttaaaagtTTTGATTCTCTGGAAAACATCTTGTTTTTTACCTTTCAAGAATGCAAATATACCTTTATGCAAACAGCATATCTACCATAAAAGCTCTTtttgtttgacatttttattcCCTTTCATAGGATTACTTGCCTCCTGTTGCAGTGTGAAGgtatcatttatttatctgatcttCAGAGGATTATGGGTAAGAAAATGCTTGGATTGGTGCCCATGTATCATTAACACACTAAACTGTGCAAGTGTGCAAATCTTAGTTATGGTAATTTTTGTGGTGTATCAATGTAAGTAGTAAGATCTCATCTCTCAGATCTGTATGTGTGACTGTCCTTTTTATAGCTGGACCATATGAATGCAAGTGCTGATCAGAGTCATCATTACCCATATCTCCGCTCCATACTGATAACAGGCGGAAGGTTAGCGCCCCGCACGCAGCCGAGAAGAAGCACGGGCAGTAATGCTTCAGGGCAAAGTGAGAGGACATCACCTCCACGCTGAACAAGACTCCTGTGAAGGAGAGTTGGAGGTCTGGGCACCAAGTCATCAACAGGAATTCAAAATCAAGAGCAGAACTCTTGATGGCTGTAAGAACGCGACCTATGTCAGTCATAATAATGCTACCGTTTCTGTGTGTGGAATTTCATTCCATGGTGCTGAACTCTCAACAGCTTTGGCGCTGTAAAAAGTGACCACGTAGTGAGAGGATGAAAAATATTAGTCTGGGAGGCGTTAACAGGAAAAAAGGGTGGTGATAGAAAGAGGTTAACTGTGAGggatgctggaggagcagagcctAAAATAGCTAAATACATGAGGTGTGTGGGAAGGAAAGCAAAGGTGAAACCACGGAGGAGCAACTCTAACCAAATCGAAAGAGGGAATGAAAACAGCGCAGCTCTCACCGCTAACAGGAGCTCCAAAGCAGCTGGATACCCCGACCGCAGCAGCTACCACCAACATCTGTCCAGCAGCTGCATCctgtggaggaggtgcaggttTTCCTAGTCTGACCACAGCTTTTGCTCATGTGCTTGAGCGTGTGTTGTTCATTTCCACTTGGTGAAACGAATCACTTCCAAGGCAATGAGCGACTATGGGTCCTCACAGGGATGGTCATGACCCCAGAccccaaaataaaaatacacccATCGAGAAGTGTTCAAGTTGTGGGACGACTGTATGTTGTCTGGATTAACCCTTATACCTGCTTTACTCATCTGTGCATTCCTAGTTTGATTTAAAAGGACTTGTtgtctgtcttttattttccaatgaGTCAGTGATGAACTAAACTGAATTGAATATTGCTGTCAGGTGCACACCCTAAATCTACTGCCGCTTGTTTCAGGcaattcatttaattttcagcctggtctaaaaaaaaaaaaaagaacatcacTTCTGGAGAACTGCAGGCTGTAAGATGTCGttgtctgcatttttatttgtgttctgCTCTATATTCTGTGCTACACCCTCCTGACTTGGTGGTCTTGAATTTTAAAAGTAATTGGCACTATATTGGattaatcaaataaaacaacacaaaaagcTTCCACTGCACGGAGGGGCATTTGTCATAATTATCAGGTGTTTCAGTGACATCACCATTTATCTTTTATTGGCCTGCTTGCATATTGTAATAGAAATGTCAGTGAAATTAGAGAACACTAGATCAGACAGAATTACTGTGATTTTACCTCTTTGTTGGCTTGTATGAGAGTGCAGAGTTTGCCCAGATAGGCTCCAACCATGGTGGAAATGTGCACAAATGGACCCTTTTCAAATAGGAAAATAAACCTTCATAATATTATATATCCTGCATATATACATAGAATTATCAAGGATCCAGAGCATGTCTGATTTTAGTTGTGATTCTTCTCACCACTTTCCCCAAGAAAAGAGTGCTGCCAGCTGCCAGAGTGCAGGTGAGACCCAGAAACTTGATGAACATGTTAGTGAGAGACAAGTATGGGGGTAATTCAAAACCAGCCAGCATGGTTCTCACCTCTGGAATACCAGAGcctaaagataaaaaaaataatcatttgaAAAGACATTGGGGTACATTCTCAACATCAAGCTTCAAATCCAGCATCCGTGTTGTAATTCCAGTTCAATTACTGGCAGAAAAGAGGAGTGGTGGTGTCTAACTTCAATGTAGTCAAGATGCATTTGAGAAGGGAATCTGTGGTCTTGGGTGGGATTTAGGTCCACAATTAACATCCTGTCTGCCTGACCTACCTGGTTCAGCCTCTAAGAAGCTGCCTTTCCATCTTTCTGCACCATTACAACAGCTATACAACAACAATCACTCTGATTTGGTCGTGCACCTCAAGGATTGGTGGAATTTATCTGTCTATAGCTGGTAAACTAGCTAAAAACACAAGATTCATTTCCTGTGCTGTTAGACTCGATAAATTGTGCTAACCCACAGCGCAACTTACTTGGTGCATCATTTCACTGCTGACAACCAAAATTGAGTCAACTGTGTGTAAAAATGTGCTGGACACTTGCTAAAATCAAAGGTATGACTAGCACAAAGCAAATCGTTTTCTACTGTTAAAGTCAAGTCAATACAACCACAAGCCACCTGGATCTCATTTAAAAGCACATTACCTCAGGAGGGTGATGGAAGGTGAACAAATATCACCACAAATGCAACTAGAATACTGGGGCTAAAGTCTCAAATTGCTTTTTGGGGGCGAAACGTGaagggcaggaaaaaaaatcacggGCTGCAACATAAGCAAGCCTATCGATCCACAAAGCAACACACACCTCGGCAGATAATTGCGTTAAGTGTGCTTTGAGAGGTTGGACGACAGCAAGAGTGCTCCATTAATTCATTCCATTTGTCGATTTCATGTGGTGCCATCGGTGTTCAAAGAGGCAGAACAGATCTGCATGATGTGAGATAAGATCAGTCCTGACATTTTATGCCACAAATCTCCGTTATCACGTACCAAAATCACACTTGACTTCTCTCAGTGCCATTTTCCTTTGGATGAAGAGATACTAAAAATATATAGCTTGTGTATATTTCTCTTCTAGCGGCTGCTTCTATACAACATATTATTGGCTGTTTTTTTAACCAACACACGGGATGAACACCAAAGCCTGCTATTTGCTTTAACATTCATTACAAGCTTTTGCTAGATAGTGGTGAAATTTCATTTGTAGAATTCTGAAATAATCTGATTCTCCTTATGCGTTAAAATAAAGATATATTACACACATAAAGAGCTAAAGTGCAGCTAATCTAGTTACACTCTTATTTTTGCCATAATCACCTCTTTTACACTTGGCTATCCAGGTAGCATTTATTTTGACTTTAATATCATAAATGTAGAAAAGCGAAGAGAATATTAAGAGCATTAATTTGAATTTCTTAACTTTCTTTACAACAAGCTTAAGTGCCAAAACCTTGGAAAATTATACTCATAAATATAATATGACACATTGTTTAGTACACACAGTAGCTGTTGCTGACCTGTGGAGGAGGGACAGATGTTGTGGCAAAATGATGATGCAACCGCACAGAGGCATGCTGGGTAAAGCGTCCAGCAAAAAAACTGCAGCGATGTGTGTCCCTCCAGCTTTGCATAAAGCCACTGATGAGCTAAAGTGAAGGAAAGAAGCATTAATCATTtcgatgtttgtgtttttccccaTTTAGGGTTGAATTTTGGGCTACAAGCGCGGGCACCTCTTAGCAACTTTGTCACACTTAAATCCATCAGGAAGCTGAGGATGGCCGTGAAAATCCCCAGAGCAGCATAGGCGAACCACTCCATCCCACACGCTGCTCCCAAACAGCATCTCAGCTTCAGCAGCCACTCTGTAGAAACAACCACGGGGTTTGGGCCTTCATGCAGGTTTGATGTTTGTCTTTCACTTATGAAACATCTGTCAAGAAGATTACAGAGACTCTACGTTTCAACCACTTCTCCTTCAGTTCTGCTCTGTATGGAGCCGTGACGAGGACAATTGTAGCTTAAAGCTTCTTATTGAAAAAGGCCCAGACTGAGGAcagtctggaggagctgaagtttGATTTTAGGTCAATTTATTCTTGATAGATTTGTGAATCTGTGGTTTTAacagtgttgtttttaacaGTGTTGCATGATTGACTTAGCCACTGACTGCTGCATTGTCAGTATTGATCACATCCctaatgatttttcttttcaggctgACCTTTGACAACTGCACGGGTCCGTCGGCATGGTTGCACCGGATCAGTAATGAGCAGACTCCTATTATGGGCCACCTCAAATTGATTTTCTTCATCCCGTGTGTTGTTCTGGCTGACATTTTCACTCCCAGGAGACAATTCTGAGCTCTTCATCATGTCTTGACATGTTTTCATCATTGTTTCATCGTGAGCAGAACAAAGAGTGAGGTTCAGTGATTATAACGAGATCAATAATTCACTGAATTAATatgttaaattaaaaataaaaaaaactcccATAAAAAGCAATTCAAAGATGAACTTACCTTCTCGTTGTAGCTCCACAGTAGCTATGAGTAATTCTGAACCACTACTGACCTCTAAGAAGGTTTCAGGATGTAAGTTGTGGAGCCGTCACAGCTGAGGGAGTAGTTAATATTAACTCTTCTAAAGAGCGGAAGTTAAGTGCCCTTCATATTTTCCAATTACAGGAAAAGTGTGCGAGAGACATCTTCATGGAACAAaggttttaaatcaaattttagTGATATTGTCAACTGGGCTGCAAAGAAGAATCAATCTAATAATCCATGTTCCAGTCCAGTCACACCATAAATGCAAACATGAGCTACCAACTGGAACATATGATATCAGTTTGGTGCTTAAAATTACCTACATTTGTTCCTTCTTGTACAAGAAATGATTACTTAGTAATAAagtaataaagaaaaacaacacttgcTGACCTGGATGAATCATCAGTTAGTGAAATAGCACCAAGAGCCATGATTCTTTGAGCTAAAGTCAAGGTGCCATTCAACAGCATGAAGCCGCCGATAGTTCATGTTTAATTTGCTAACTTCCATTCGCCTTCAGGCCTTTAATTAGCGCCGGTTGAGGTTAAGACTGATGTCAGCAAACCTGCAGACTTTCGGTGCCAGTCAGACTTTTACACGTTGACACACTGTATATACATCAAATGTTACCCAAATTCAGACTGCCTGCTTTGTGTAAGAACCTGTTTCCATGGGAACAGAATAAGTAGGTGATTTCTAAACTGCGCAGTTgactttttccttcctttttgctCTCACAATCAGCAACGCTTGAGAAGTTTCTTCTGGGGCAAATAATTGAAAACCCCTTCTATGTGGTTCCATAACACAGAACAGAATATGTTAAAAACCAAATCCTGTAAAAGTCCTTATAGAGGAGTGAAAGAGCCCTCTGAGGTGCAAAAGACATGGATTCGCTGATTCTTACAAAAAACGCAACTATTAAGAGCCTCAAAAAAAACTTAATTGTCTATTTTACAGAGTTGATCAGTAGCATTacatagtcttttttttttagcagaacacaacacaagaaCATTTAGATAAATATACTGTGTTGTACTCATCCAAAATCCCTGTCCATCTGTGGCTTATTGACCGGGATCACAAGCTCAGCCACCGGCAGTGAGGCCGGAATGCCCCCAGCAGAAAGACACGCAGACACGGAGACAACATGTAAAGTCCTCTCCCAGACGCTCTCACGTGCCAACACAACCACACTCGTTAGGCAACCGATTTAACTAATCATCTCATGTCAAGTTTGAATGTCAACACCTGATGCTTAGGGGGTTATTATTCATCAAAGTAATAGATGTAAACTAGtgcctttattttaattaaacatttattttaacattaagAAGCAGCCTTGAAATGACCTTCCAGCTCTGTCATAGTGCTATTTAAACCCTCTGTCTGCAGCATTATGTAACAGCTGAgctacactgtgtgtgtgtgtgtgtgtgtgtgtgtgtgtgtgtgtgtgtgtgtgtgtgtgtgtgtgtgtgtgtgtgtgtgttaggactCTATGTAGCCAAATAggaatgcaaaaacaaacagaggagACTCAATGTCACAGTTCAGGCTGGCAATTTTGTAGATCACAGTTGATTACATTCCTGCCACTCTTTTGTGATTCAAAATGACTCTCTGCTGTTCAGATTAATAAtcattcttctttcttttcaaacCATAATTTCTGCTCCAGAAGTGGCCATAATTGGTTGGACAATGACAGTGCCTCGATACACCATAAAAAAGGGATTTACATTATACCAGAAAACTAAAATATACATACAGTGGCTACCCACTTCTGGACTTTTGATTATTTGTCCAGATTAAATGAAGATGGAAGAGTTAAAATATGGACAGACCAGCTCATGAGCCCGAATCATGTCTGGTCTCGTGTCAGTCACGAAGCGGCAGCGTCAGATGTCGGTCTGCCAGTGGAACTAACTCACTGCTGTTTATGGTGATGTGACAGAAACAACTGGATGGATTATTAAATGAAGAGGCTAAGTAGACCTTTGCATAGGTCCACACCCACAGGCCACTGTAATGTCTACAATCAACTAGAGTGATACTGGTTCCTCCTTCAGGTAATTATCTCTGGTGTAGATAATCCAGGTGACATGAAGCATTCTGTGCAGTAACACACAGCTGCATTTGTTCTATTATAATCAGGATACATATGATAATGTTTTTGATATCTCGATATTTGAAAGCATTGGATCCAGAATGCATCGGTGTTGCTTCTCAGTTGCTAAATAAGGCTCAATGCAGTATTGTGAATGGTTCATGCTCATTTCTTTCATGTCCCTTCCTGCCAAGGTTATGAGCTGTGCTTGAAGAGGCAATGATTAGAAAAACCTGTTCAGCTCCCTGTTACTTTCCAAACCACCTAAGGTCCAAACAAGCGGGTTTGGACCACTTATCGATACAATGTGTGGTCACTTGGAATCAAAGGCCAGACTAAACCAACATTATAGCTGTTACTAGGGAGAGCAAAGTCTCTCAGTGTTGTCTGTTGGGAAGGTGGAGGGTTGCTGGGCTCGATTTAGACTTCCAGCAGGAGGGAGGTGAGCCCTCTACTGATGAAGCTGAAAGTACATATCACTGTGTGGTCTCATTTGTAATTCTGGCCGACCTTTCAAACGCAGCTTCAAAACAAAAGATGGCAACCTTTTGCTcctgtttcatttcattcaacAGGAGCAGAATTTCAATTGCAGCAAACCCGCGCAGGGTTACGGTGTTGACTGAAAATCAGTGACGCGATGTGTGCGTCTGTCATTTGAATCATTACTGCCGACTGACCGAGACAGTCGGCACAAGTCAAATGTGTAATGCCATAAATGGATTTTAATAGATTAGCTGTCAGCAGCGCTGAGCGGCGAGGAGAGCAGTGAGTGTTTCCTAATCGTGATGGGCTCCGCATGGATATAAATAGACACAAAGCAACGGCGCTAAGTCCCCAGCTCCTCTGATGGCTTTGTTTTCAAATACATTCTTTCCACCTTTGTTCTGCTCTCAACATATCCTCTAAGATGGAGGCCTTTCCCCCATTCAGCTTTCCTTCTCCATCCAGTCGATGAGCATAAACACGATAGGAGACTGCACTACATGGTTTTGAGGCCAACTAAATATGAATTTGCTTGGAAATAGCTCAGAGATTTCTCGAATGATACCAAACTGAGCTGTGAAAACGGATCGCGGATCCAATTTCAGGACAAAAGCCATGTACAGGAAACGCAGAGGGCAGAGCCAAACAGACCATTGGAACAACAGAGCGTAATGAGAAATAAAGAGATTAGAGAGGACGCCAGTACACAGAAATTAGTCGGAAATGACAACTGTTGCTCACACCAGCCTCGATCCCTCTCTACCTCCCCCTGTAAGGTTTCTGCCCAGAACCTGACCTCGGGGTCTTCACCACTTACAACTTTTCCAACCGCTGACCCGTCTCTCCATTGCTCTATGAGTCTAATGATAAATATAGAAACACCGCTACGCTTTTCCAATGAGCTGTCACAATCATGTGCGCCTCCCAACCATATGGGTCCATGCGCTATATAAGAGGAATGcatcagtggctgcaggagagtGGGATGAAAAAGGGACAAaaggggagaaagaaagaagatttGCAGGGGTCCTTTAATTCAATTGATCTTCTGGAAGAGTCCCAGAGCAGCCACAGGAATTGTCTCCCTCCGCCTCTTTCTCTcttgcctcctctctcctcctctgcctgcccAGCTTTCTTAGCCACCCATGAGTGTGACCAACTCCTCTGCGTACCGATCGGAGCGTAGTTTCCACCAGagctcatcctcctcttcatcctctggcAACTCACACATGGAGAAGAGCCGGGGACTGTTTGCCGAGGACTTTGGCTCCTTCAGGAGGCCCGGGAGCGACACACTGGGCTTTTCCAGTAAGTTGGAAACAATTTGAGATCAGTTATCAAAAGAGTAGCAGAGTGGAGTTTGAagtggcaacagcagcacagattaCCCTGAGAGCCAGACTGATTGGTGTTCTTGAAAAATATTTCATTGAAATGTGATGCTTGCTTCCATTAAAGTGGTCTGACTTGCaagcagaggtcaaagaccCCTGAACTGAGGTCAAAAGGACACAGATGGAGTAACTAGGTTTGGAAAAATTGGTATTAATTGGCATTAAGCGGCATAGATGCATTAGAGGAAGTGGAAAAATGATGGGTTTAAAGTACATTTGGGTAGCGATATGTGTCACTTTTGAGCACTGGTTTTGTCTTGATCTACCTCTGTAATGTGTGTAGTTGGTAGAAACTGTTCCATTTCAGTTTCTGACAGCTACAaaaagtgtgcatgtgtggcaTCTGTACTTTAAATGGACTCTGACATGCACTTGGTCCATGCATCAAGAGCAGAGCAGAATTTTTCtgtaagtacacacacacacatacacacacacacacacacacacacacacacacacacacaaggaatgTTGGGGCCACTGCCAGCACTGTGACTTCACACACTGACTATCCGAAATGACGCCTTCATGAGGAATGAGCAGATGGTTACCCGGTAACTAGtgtacacacaaaaacacacacgtgcgtgcacacacctAAAATTACTCTCACACTCAAACAAAAGAGCATATGAAAGTCAGGTCTAAAGCAGCATTATGCATAAGTGTTTCTATATgcacattttatatatatatatatataaaaagtgTGCAGTTTATTAAATACATGTCCGTATGAACATAGAGTAACTTTATTTGTTTAGtaattaatttaataataataattaataaatttGTTTAATAATTCATTAAGATTTACCCATGCTTCCATTTTCTTCATAGCgtcacacacatgtgcactaCATGTTGCCACTCTGATGTTTCTCATTCAGCAGGAGATCTGGGGTCTCCATATCTACCCGTATCTAACtgattattgtttgttttaatcactgtgtgtgtgtgtgtgtgtgtgtgtttgtgtgtcgaACAGACTGTGTGCAAACTGGATATCCGTGTGTCCGCATGTATGATTATAAACCAACAGTGAC is part of the Takifugu flavidus isolate HTHZ2018 chromosome 8, ASM371156v2, whole genome shotgun sequence genome and encodes:
- the clcnk gene encoding chloride channel K isoform X1, with the protein product MMKSSELSPGSENVSQNNTRDEENQFEVAHNRSLLITDPVQPCRRTRAVVKEWLLKLRCCLGAACGMEWFAYAALGIFTAILSFLMDLSVTKLLRAHQWLYAKLEGHTSLQFFCWTLYPACLCAVASSFCHNICPSSTGSGIPEVRTMLAGFELPPYLSLTNMFIKFLGLTCTLAAGSTLFLGKVGPFVHISTMVGAYLGKLCTLIQANKEDAAAGQMLVVAAAVGVSSCFGAPVSAIKSSALDFEFLLMTWCPDLQLSFTGVLFSVEVMSSHFALKHYCPCFFSAACGALTFRLLSVWSGDMETLRALFKTNFSTDFPFCPLEILLFAVLGRVFCGAVSCCYLFCHRWILRFTKTNQIFIKILTTEKALYSSMVAFLLATLTFPKSVGQYMASQLTMRQLLTSLLDNSQWSSPPQNTSLQPLLEWSSPGSPVYLPLAVFLLMKMWMLVLACTLPLPAGYFMPAFIYGAALGRLLGEGVAYVTPGQKWDMRLNPGGYALVGAAAFSGAVTHTLSPALLAVELTGQFSHAVPVLLATLLANGVARARQRPSFYDAISISKALPHLPSLAKACPSLLFTPVGELLRPQSVQLQKAAALQEIQRAVSSSTEAQIPVVDSNESGNLLGFALRSDLLNFLHQKKIESHVKHLDEVCTLFPLPVLLSPAITVQEAFEILTLVGAKTLFVADRGRLVGLITWSELKRIIEELAKEI